From Neobacillus sp. PS2-9, the proteins below share one genomic window:
- a CDS encoding alpha-L-glutamate ligase — protein sequence MKKVHIIHENSDWTQHLTKRLDEIGVPYEEWHLDSGRLDLTKEPPEGVFYNRMSASSHTRGHRFAPEFTAQVLAWLEAHDRKVINGTRALQLEISKVIQYLELNKFEIQTPRTIAAVGKEQILEAAVEFLDTPFITKHNRAGKGLGVQLFQTYDGLKSYIEGPVFEEPVDGITLIQEYIQAPESYITRCEFVGGKFVYAVKVDTSEGFQLCPADACQIGDLFCPVGEEKEEKPKFEIIDGFSDPIINKYEKVLAANHIQVAGIEFIRNAAGEIYTYDINTNTNYNSEAEAKAQKFGMLELAKFLKSQL from the coding sequence TTGAAAAAAGTTCATATTATACACGAGAATAGTGATTGGACACAGCATTTAACCAAGCGCCTAGATGAAATAGGGGTGCCTTACGAGGAGTGGCATTTAGATAGCGGACGTCTCGATCTTACAAAGGAGCCTCCAGAAGGCGTTTTTTATAATAGGATGAGTGCATCTTCCCATACAAGGGGGCACCGTTTTGCACCGGAATTTACTGCTCAAGTACTTGCTTGGTTAGAAGCGCACGATAGGAAGGTTATCAATGGTACACGTGCCCTTCAGCTGGAGATTAGCAAAGTGATCCAATATTTAGAGCTAAACAAATTTGAAATCCAGACACCTCGTACAATAGCTGCAGTGGGGAAGGAACAAATCCTCGAGGCTGCTGTTGAATTTTTAGATACCCCTTTTATAACGAAACATAACCGTGCAGGGAAGGGGTTAGGTGTACAACTATTTCAAACGTATGATGGCTTGAAGAGTTATATCGAAGGCCCAGTGTTTGAGGAGCCAGTTGATGGTATTACTTTAATTCAAGAGTACATACAAGCGCCAGAAAGCTATATTACTCGCTGTGAATTTGTAGGTGGAAAGTTCGTTTATGCAGTAAAGGTAGATACTTCAGAAGGCTTCCAATTATGTCCTGCGGATGCATGTCAAATAGGTGATTTATTCTGTCCTGTAGGGGAAGAAAAAGAAGAGAAACCAAAGTTTGAAATTATTGATGGTTTTTCAGATCCTATTATTAATAAGTATGAGAAGGTACTAGCTGCCAATCATATTCAGGTGGCCGGCATTGAATTTATTCGCAATGCAGCGGGTGAAATATATACGTATGATATTAATACAAATACAAACTACAATTCAGAGGCAGAAGCTAAGGCGCAGAAATTTGGTATGCTAGAATTGGCTAAATTTTTGAAGTCACAACTTTAA
- a CDS encoding YceI family protein, producing the protein MTKTKWALDTAHSSVDFSVRHMMIANVKGSFNNFNATIEADPTDLTNATIEFSIETSSVDTRNQDRDGHLVSADFFDVENHPTMNFRATKIEKTDEGEYNVTGDLTLRGVTKPETFVVTFEGQGKDPWGNEKVGFSASGSINRSDYGLVWNAALETGGVLVGDKVKINLQIQAAKA; encoded by the coding sequence ATGACAAAAACAAAATGGGCACTAGATACTGCACACAGCAGCGTAGATTTTTCAGTTCGCCATATGATGATTGCGAACGTAAAAGGAAGCTTTAATAACTTTAACGCAACAATTGAAGCAGATCCTACTGACTTAACAAATGCAACAATTGAATTTTCAATCGAGACTAGTAGTGTAGATACTCGTAATCAAGATCGTGATGGTCATTTAGTTTCTGCAGATTTCTTTGATGTCGAAAATCACCCAACAATGAACTTCCGCGCAACAAAGATTGAGAAAACAGACGAAGGTGAATACAATGTAACTGGAGATCTGACCCTTCGCGGCGTAACAAAACCTGAAACTTTTGTTGTTACATTTGAAGGCCAAGGAAAAGATCCATGGGGCAATGAAAAAGTAGGTTTCAGCGCATCAGGGTCCATCAATCGTTCTGACTACGGTTTAGTATGGAATGCTGCACTTGAAACTGGCGGCGTTTTAGTTGGCGATAAAGTTAAAATCAATCTACAGATCCAAGCTGCTAAAGCTTAA
- the helD gene encoding RNA polymerase recycling motor HelD translates to MSDLQNKDWQLEQERVSAVVEEIDQKVANLLGNTSKVSSDVLELRKTFWEDVTVNFEEPDDIIETAASIKQQAELLSERERTHKQLDQQLKILAKLKYSPYFGRIDFFEEGEKSADQVYLGIASLMDQHDENFIIYDWRAPISSLYYDYAPGPAEYKTPEGDIKGEMLLKRQFIIRASKIKGMFDTGVTIGDEILQEVLGNNASTQMKSIVATIQREQNEIIRNERSKILIVQGAAGSGKTSAALQRVAYLLYRYRGILNAENIMLFSPNPLFNSYVATVLPELGEENMQQSTFQEYLTHRLGKEFEVEDPFTQMEYLLRTSGNPEYQIRVLGIRYKASLEFKDKIDQYAKVLSRKGLIFKDLTFRKDVLVSKEEIHNYFYSLPDSYSIPNRIQLVKDWILKEIKRAMKRERTRSWVEDELQYLEKEDFMEAFKKLQEKDRFSDNTFDDFEREQKLLAEMIVKEKFKPLFSRVKSLKFINMPEIYLQLFKGLEIITETQPSNWEQICGLTINKLSKMEIAYEDTTPYVYLQDLIEGRKSNTAIRHIFIDEAQDYTPFQFAFIQKLFPYSKMTLLGDFNQAIFSGATGSETVLTELDIKGEEIERFVLTKTYRSTSEIVHFTSGLLTDGEKIIPFNRKGRKPVIEMVNHEKINHLILEKIKEWKADGHRTIAVICRTAEESKNVFEALKQDVPLHLIEKGTVSYERGNLVIPSYLAKGIEFDAVILYDCSPYIRENERKLFYTVCTRAMHELHIFATGQVSPLLEVVPRDAYELV, encoded by the coding sequence ATGAGCGATTTACAAAACAAGGACTGGCAACTAGAACAAGAAAGAGTTAGTGCAGTCGTAGAGGAAATCGACCAAAAGGTAGCGAACCTATTGGGAAATACCAGTAAGGTTAGCTCAGACGTTCTAGAGCTTCGTAAGACCTTTTGGGAAGATGTAACTGTAAATTTCGAAGAACCAGATGATATTATTGAGACCGCAGCAAGTATTAAGCAACAGGCTGAATTGCTGTCGGAACGAGAACGAACACATAAACAATTGGATCAACAACTTAAAATCTTAGCAAAATTAAAATATTCTCCGTACTTTGGTCGAATTGATTTTTTTGAAGAAGGAGAAAAGTCCGCTGATCAAGTGTATTTAGGGATTGCATCATTAATGGACCAACATGACGAAAATTTTATAATTTATGACTGGCGTGCCCCAATCTCTAGCCTTTATTATGATTATGCTCCAGGACCTGCTGAATATAAAACCCCTGAAGGCGACATTAAAGGGGAAATGTTATTGAAGCGACAATTCATTATTAGGGCATCTAAAATTAAAGGTATGTTTGATACAGGTGTAACAATTGGTGATGAAATACTTCAAGAAGTCCTTGGCAACAATGCAAGCACACAAATGAAAAGTATCGTGGCAACCATCCAACGAGAGCAGAATGAAATTATTCGAAACGAGAGAAGTAAGATCCTTATTGTTCAAGGGGCCGCAGGTAGTGGTAAAACATCAGCTGCATTGCAGCGGGTTGCATACTTGTTATATCGTTATCGTGGAATATTAAATGCCGAAAATATTATGCTTTTTTCACCTAATCCGTTATTTAATAGTTATGTGGCAACGGTTTTACCTGAGCTTGGTGAAGAAAACATGCAACAATCCACCTTTCAGGAATACTTAACGCATAGACTTGGGAAGGAATTTGAGGTAGAAGATCCCTTTACACAAATGGAATATTTACTTCGTACATCAGGAAATCCTGAATATCAAATAAGAGTCCTAGGAATTCGTTATAAAGCGAGTCTTGAGTTTAAGGACAAAATTGATCAGTACGCAAAAGTGCTATCAAGGAAGGGCTTAATCTTTAAGGATTTAACTTTTAGAAAAGATGTCTTGGTTTCTAAAGAAGAAATTCATAATTATTTTTATTCATTGCCGGATAGTTATTCCATTCCAAACCGAATTCAGCTAGTAAAGGATTGGATATTGAAAGAAATAAAACGTGCAATGAAACGTGAGCGTACTAGAAGCTGGGTAGAGGATGAGTTGCAATACCTTGAAAAAGAAGATTTTATGGAGGCATTCAAAAAACTACAGGAGAAAGATCGTTTTTCAGATAACACATTTGATGATTTTGAACGGGAGCAAAAATTATTAGCAGAAATGATAGTCAAAGAAAAATTCAAACCCTTATTTTCACGGGTGAAGAGTTTAAAATTTATTAATATGCCGGAAATTTATCTTCAATTGTTTAAAGGCTTGGAAATAATTACAGAAACACAACCATCTAATTGGGAACAGATTTGCGGTCTCACAATAAATAAATTAAGTAAAATGGAAATTGCCTATGAAGATACCACACCCTATGTGTACCTCCAGGATTTAATAGAAGGAAGAAAGTCAAATACTGCCATTCGTCATATTTTTATTGACGAAGCCCAGGATTATACACCGTTCCAGTTTGCTTTTATTCAAAAACTTTTTCCTTATAGTAAAATGACACTTCTAGGCGATTTTAATCAGGCTATCTTCTCTGGAGCGACGGGTTCCGAAACGGTGTTAACAGAATTAGACATCAAAGGAGAGGAAATTGAAAGGTTTGTATTAACAAAAACATATCGGTCTACAAGCGAAATTGTTCACTTTACGAGTGGTTTGCTTACAGATGGTGAGAAAATCATCCCCTTTAATCGTAAAGGTAGGAAGCCGGTTATTGAAATGGTTAATCACGAAAAAATTAATCATTTGATTCTTGAAAAAATCAAAGAATGGAAAGCAGATGGACATCGAACGATTGCAGTAATTTGTAGGACGGCAGAAGAAAGTAAAAATGTTTTTGAAGCACTTAAACAAGATGTGCCACTGCACTTAATCGAGAAGGGGACAGTTTCTTATGAGCGCGGAAACCTTGTCATTCCATCGTATTTAGCTAAAGGTATAGAGTTTGATGCGGTCATTCTATATGATTGTTCCCCTTACATTAGAGAAAATGAACGAAAACTATTCTACACCGTCTGTACTCGAGCTATGCATGAACTGCATATATTTGCCACGGGACAGGTTTCGCCTCTATTAGAGGTTGTTCCAAGGGATGCTTACGAGTTAGTTTAA
- a CDS encoding DUF2238 domain-containing protein gives MLKEHRLLIVFLLLFSTVLIWSAIHPSDRFTWWLEVIPALIGMLILFFTYRFFTFTTLVYFLVFIHSSILFIGGHYTYAEMPLFNWFKDILGLDRNYYDRLGHFAQGFIPAIIIRELLIRTSPLKNSKWLPITVVSMCLAISAVYELVEFFVAVLTGEAAEAFLGTQGDVWDTQWDMLFALIGAIISYITLCKTHSQQLMKMKK, from the coding sequence ATGTTAAAGGAACATCGATTATTGATTGTTTTCTTACTACTTTTTTCAACAGTACTAATTTGGTCAGCCATACACCCCTCTGATCGTTTTACCTGGTGGTTGGAGGTCATCCCAGCATTAATAGGTATGTTAATTTTGTTTTTCACGTATCGCTTCTTCACCTTTACAACTCTTGTCTATTTTTTAGTCTTTATCCATTCGTCAATATTATTTATTGGCGGACATTATACCTATGCAGAAATGCCATTGTTTAATTGGTTTAAGGACATTTTGGGATTGGACCGTAATTATTATGACCGGCTAGGTCATTTTGCACAAGGGTTTATTCCAGCCATAATTATTCGAGAATTACTCATACGGACTTCGCCATTAAAAAATTCTAAATGGCTGCCTATTACAGTGGTGTCGATGTGTTTAGCAATAAGTGCAGTTTATGAATTAGTTGAATTTTTTGTGGCTGTTTTAACTGGAGAAGCTGCCGAAGCGTTCCTTGGTACTCAAGGAGATGTATGGGATACTCAGTGGGATATGCTATTTGCATTAATCGGCGCAATTATTTCCTATATAACACTGTGTAAAACTCATTCACAACAGTTAATGAAAATGAAAAAATAA
- a CDS encoding BA3454 family stress response protein: MVQIEVTITFEGRSYLTNVITNPETSNEEILRLAYEQVQKQWKK; the protein is encoded by the coding sequence ATGGTACAAATTGAAGTAACTATTACATTCGAAGGAAGAAGCTATTTAACCAACGTGATTACAAATCCTGAAACTTCAAATGAAGAGATCCTCCGCCTTGCATATGAACAAGTACAAAAGCAATGGAAAAAGTAA
- a CDS encoding GNAT family N-acetyltransferase yields the protein MSIYFEEVTKETLYIALEMVNSNPEYNVFENGNEERTLVEVEEEFLNPHSTSAFIKLDDTYIGVIDYLMENPKDHHPWLGLLLIHGDYQGYGFGKQAYSIYENEMLKRGVNKVRIGILSENKKAIRFWESLGFDYYNTVIAQNGSGILCYQKQLG from the coding sequence ATGTCAATCTATTTTGAAGAAGTAACAAAAGAAACGCTGTATATTGCTTTAGAGATGGTTAATTCAAATCCAGAATATAATGTATTTGAGAACGGAAACGAGGAAAGGACACTAGTAGAAGTAGAGGAGGAGTTCTTAAATCCTCATTCAACGAGTGCATTTATTAAGCTTGATGACACCTATATTGGAGTAATTGATTACTTGATGGAAAATCCAAAAGATCATCATCCATGGCTAGGACTATTATTGATTCATGGCGATTACCAGGGTTATGGCTTTGGCAAGCAGGCATATTCAATATATGAAAATGAGATGCTAAAACGAGGTGTCAATAAAGTTCGTATTGGTATTTTGAGTGAAAATAAAAAAGCGATTCGCTTTTGGGAATCCTTAGGATTTGACTATTATAATACAGTCATTGCACAAAATGGAAGTGGAATTTTATGTTATCAAAAACAATTGGGCTAA
- a CDS encoding SDR family oxidoreductase, translating to MENKPVVMITGASKGLGRELTLAFAQKGAYLAICARGEKNLQEVKKEAEGKGASCVLAVTGDVSKSRDVERFVAMTEELYGKVDVLINNASILGPSPMPLLLDYPEEDFVEVLKVNAVSPFLVTRRILPGMILNNKGSIINVTSEAGNTGYAGWGAYGISKFALEGLTETWADELKETGVRVNMVDPGEMDTEMHQLAVPDCDYELANPKDVINIFLYLASDSSKHINGQRFQAQEFMGREV from the coding sequence ATGGAAAACAAACCTGTTGTCATGATTACAGGAGCTTCAAAAGGGCTTGGCAGGGAATTGACGCTAGCCTTCGCACAAAAAGGAGCATATTTGGCTATATGTGCAAGAGGTGAAAAGAACTTACAAGAAGTAAAAAAAGAAGCAGAAGGTAAGGGTGCCTCTTGTGTGCTTGCAGTCACAGGGGATGTATCTAAATCAAGGGATGTAGAGAGATTTGTTGCTATGACAGAAGAATTATACGGGAAAGTAGATGTCTTAATAAACAATGCGTCAATTCTCGGTCCGAGCCCAATGCCACTGTTACTGGATTATCCTGAAGAAGATTTTGTAGAGGTATTAAAAGTAAATGCGGTGAGCCCGTTCTTAGTGACGAGAAGGATTCTTCCGGGAATGATCCTAAACAATAAAGGGTCAATTATTAATGTCACATCAGAGGCTGGGAACACAGGCTATGCTGGATGGGGGGCATATGGGATATCAAAATTTGCACTAGAAGGTTTAACAGAAACATGGGCAGATGAGCTCAAAGAAACAGGAGTTAGAGTAAATATGGTAGATCCAGGTGAGATGGATACAGAGATGCATCAATTGGCAGTTCCAGACTGTGATTATGAACTGGCGAATCCAAAAGATGTAATTAATATTTTTCTTTATCTAGCCTCCGATTCATCCAAGCATATCAATGGTCAGAGATTTCAGGCGCAGGAATTTATGGGAAGGGAGGTATAA
- a CDS encoding S-adenosylmethionine:tRNA ribosyltransferase-isomerase — MHVETLNFEIPPFLNAKMPPERRGLRRDHVKLMIQDRRTGQTNHDIFFNLDHYLSKGDVVVLNSSRTVPAILLADLYRNKNCIQKGIEVRLARRKNGHTWEAIAVSAGIKNGDFLVLSSTLHGVVSRASTNTPFITIQFSKQGTALYDEIYALGEPVRYEYINNPWELNYYQTVFATQPGSVEMPSAGRAFSWELLFKLQKKGIHLVFIQLHTGLSYLMDDKWDHSPTENYEEYNIPKEAWDTILRAKVERRRVIAVGTTVVRAMETAALDGCLQGWTNLYIKPTYNLKIADGIITGMHEPEASHLDLLSAFIEKDHLCNAYQEALKEGYLWHEFGDMNLIL, encoded by the coding sequence ATGCATGTAGAGACACTTAACTTTGAAATCCCGCCTTTCTTAAATGCCAAAATGCCACCTGAAAGAAGGGGGTTACGAAGAGATCATGTTAAGTTAATGATTCAGGATCGGCGAACAGGGCAAACAAATCATGATATATTTTTTAATCTTGATCATTATTTATCAAAGGGAGATGTAGTTGTATTAAACAGTAGTAGAACTGTTCCTGCTATATTATTAGCAGACTTATATCGTAACAAAAATTGTATCCAAAAAGGGATAGAAGTTCGCTTAGCAAGACGGAAGAATGGTCATACTTGGGAAGCGATAGCAGTATCTGCTGGAATAAAGAATGGAGATTTTCTAGTCTTATCTTCAACTCTTCATGGGGTTGTGTCACGCGCTTCAACGAATACCCCTTTTATTACGATTCAATTCTCAAAGCAAGGAACAGCTTTGTATGATGAAATTTACGCACTTGGAGAACCTGTTCGATATGAATATATTAATAATCCTTGGGAACTAAACTATTATCAGACTGTCTTTGCTACCCAGCCTGGTTCTGTAGAAATGCCATCCGCAGGTAGGGCATTCAGTTGGGAGCTATTATTTAAGCTCCAAAAAAAGGGGATTCATCTTGTATTTATTCAACTTCACACGGGGCTTAGCTATTTAATGGATGACAAGTGGGACCACTCCCCAACAGAAAACTACGAGGAATATAACATTCCAAAGGAAGCATGGGATACTATTTTAAGGGCAAAAGTGGAGAGGAGAAGAGTGATTGCAGTGGGAACGACAGTGGTACGTGCCATGGAAACAGCAGCTTTGGATGGCTGTCTACAGGGATGGACCAATCTTTATATAAAGCCAACATACAATCTAAAGATTGCAGATGGGATTATTACGGGAATGCATGAACCAGAAGCTAGTCATCTAGATTTGCTCTCAGCCTTTATTGAGAAAGATCATTTATGCAACGCCTATCAAGAAGCGCTAAAAGAAGGGTATTTATGGCATGAGTTTGGTGATATGAATCTCATTTTATAA
- a CDS encoding dienelactone hydrolase family protein — MFHFKEEHLTSVEVRKSIIKEGYSIREVYFESPYKRCVKAFLIVPNQKSSHPAVIFMHPGQESRKSFYKEAQLLAEKGFVSLIIESPFLVGCHQEGKQYKKFIQTIETLVDIQNYTQMIMDIRRGITLLSKLEFVDANRIAYVGHGFGATWGGVLAGIENRIKAFVLIAGASQTSSWHMTSEHPMAVLIRSFLPPERFDFFISNLRKFAATHYIKNAAPASIYFQFAKNDEYVDCDQATSFYTAASSPKKISWYQTDHGFSQCEEAFLDRHNWLLDKIGLPNDIFVTE, encoded by the coding sequence ATGTTTCATTTCAAAGAAGAACATCTAACAAGTGTTGAAGTTAGGAAGTCGATTATAAAAGAAGGATATTCTATTAGAGAAGTTTATTTTGAAAGCCCTTACAAAAGGTGCGTGAAAGCCTTTCTTATTGTACCTAATCAAAAAAGTTCTCATCCTGCTGTGATTTTTATGCATCCTGGCCAGGAGAGTAGAAAAAGTTTTTATAAGGAAGCTCAATTGCTTGCTGAAAAGGGGTTTGTTTCTCTTATTATTGAATCTCCGTTTTTGGTAGGCTGTCATCAAGAAGGGAAACAGTATAAAAAATTCATTCAAACAATAGAGACGTTGGTGGATATTCAAAATTACACTCAAATGATAATGGATATAAGGCGTGGGATTACTCTTCTTAGTAAACTAGAATTTGTAGATGCGAATCGAATAGCCTACGTCGGACACGGCTTCGGCGCTACATGGGGAGGAGTGCTTGCAGGCATTGAAAACCGAATTAAGGCTTTTGTTTTAATAGCTGGTGCCTCCCAAACCTCATCCTGGCATATGACGAGTGAACATCCAATGGCTGTTTTAATTCGGAGTTTTTTGCCACCAGAACGATTTGATTTTTTTATTTCAAATTTACGTAAATTCGCTGCTACGCATTATATTAAAAATGCAGCCCCCGCTTCTATTTATTTTCAATTTGCAAAAAATGATGAATATGTTGATTGTGACCAGGCAACCTCCTTTTATACTGCAGCAAGCTCTCCAAAAAAAATAAGTTGGTATCAAACAGACCATGGATTTTCACAGTGTGAAGAAGCCTTTTTAGATCGCCATAATTGGCTTCTTGATAAGATTGGACTACCCAATGACATCTTTGTAACGGAATAA
- the asnS gene encoding asparagine--tRNA ligase: MKQALIKDLYRNTESYVEQKVKLSGWIRTIRDSKTFGFIELNDGSFFKGVQIVFDEQLNNFKEITKLPISSTIKVEGDFIYTPQAKQPFEIKATEITIEGTSNVDYPLQKKRHTFEYLRTIAHLRPRTNTFAAVFRVRSLAAYAIHKFFQDKGFVNVHSPIITGSDTEGAGEMFRVTTLDLENLPKNEEGKTDTSKDFFGKESNLTVSGQLSAEAFALAFRNVYTFGPTFRAENSNTARHAAEFWMIEPEIAFGELPDIMDLAEEMVKSVIGYVIEQAPEEMNFFNSFVEKGLLDRLNNAFTADFGRVTYTEAINLLKESGENFAYPVEWGADLQTEHERYLCEKVFQKPVFVTDYPKEIKAFYMRLNEDNKTVAATDLLVPGIGELIGGSQREEREDILAGKINELGMNEEDYWWYLELRKYGGTKHSGYGLGFERLIMYLTGMTNIRDVIPFPRTPGNAEF, encoded by the coding sequence TTGAAACAGGCCTTAATCAAGGATTTGTACAGAAACACAGAAAGTTATGTGGAACAAAAGGTGAAATTATCAGGATGGATTCGTACCATCCGCGATTCCAAAACATTTGGTTTTATTGAATTAAATGATGGTAGCTTCTTTAAAGGAGTTCAAATCGTTTTTGACGAGCAATTAAATAATTTTAAAGAAATAACAAAGCTTCCGATAAGTTCAACGATTAAAGTAGAAGGAGATTTTATTTATACTCCTCAAGCAAAGCAGCCATTTGAAATTAAAGCAACTGAAATCACTATTGAAGGTACCTCAAATGTAGATTATCCGTTACAAAAGAAACGACATACATTTGAATACCTTAGAACGATAGCCCATTTACGACCAAGAACTAACACATTTGCGGCTGTCTTTCGGGTGAGATCATTAGCAGCATATGCCATCCATAAATTCTTCCAAGATAAAGGATTTGTAAACGTCCATTCTCCGATTATCACTGGAAGTGATACGGAGGGTGCGGGAGAAATGTTCCGTGTGACTACATTGGATTTGGAAAATCTTCCGAAAAATGAAGAAGGAAAAACGGATACATCAAAAGATTTCTTCGGTAAAGAGTCTAACTTAACTGTTAGTGGACAGCTTTCAGCAGAAGCATTTGCCTTAGCTTTCCGTAATGTTTATACCTTTGGACCGACCTTTAGAGCTGAAAATTCTAACACCGCTCGACACGCAGCAGAGTTTTGGATGATTGAACCAGAAATCGCTTTTGGGGAGCTTCCTGATATTATGGATCTTGCTGAAGAGATGGTTAAGTCTGTTATTGGTTATGTTATTGAACAAGCGCCAGAGGAAATGAACTTCTTCAATAGTTTCGTTGAAAAAGGCTTATTAGATCGCTTAAATAATGCCTTTACGGCGGATTTCGGCAGAGTGACATATACAGAAGCAATTAACCTGTTAAAAGAATCCGGTGAAAATTTTGCTTATCCCGTTGAATGGGGAGCAGACCTTCAAACAGAGCACGAGCGATATCTGTGCGAAAAAGTGTTCCAAAAGCCAGTATTTGTTACTGACTATCCAAAAGAAATTAAAGCCTTCTATATGAGATTGAACGAAGATAATAAAACAGTTGCTGCAACAGACTTACTAGTTCCAGGAATTGGAGAGTTAATTGGAGGCAGCCAGCGTGAAGAGCGTGAAGATATTTTAGCTGGAAAAATTAATGAACTTGGTATGAATGAGGAAGATTACTGGTGGTACTTAGAGCTAAGAAAATACGGCGGAACTAAACATTCTGGTTATGGCCTTGGATTTGAACGTTTAATTATGTACTTAACTGGTATGACAAACATCAGAGATGTCATTCCATTCCCAAGAACTCCAGGTAATGCAGAATTTTAA
- a CDS encoding IS3 family transposase (programmed frameshift) → MSKRLFTEKEVKILSNNPYVKSVRSKGITYTDEFKHLFIEENAGGKLPREIFEQCGFDIDVLGMDRVRAAGKRWRASYRENGVAGLRDTRGENSGRLGERELTLEEKFARLEAQNNLLKAENELLKKIRFCRKGAEKEPITLPTDQKFILIRSVIQKYKLKNMVSYLCNVAGVSRSGYYNYFSERSQKIRKEKEAEDEKVKEIILKAFHFKRRKKGARQIKMTLAGQFNVKYNLKRIRRIMKKYGIICPIRKANPYRRMMKATQEHRVVPNLLNREFKQEIPYKVLLTDITYLFYGEGRKAYLSAIKDGSTGELLAYNISERMTIDLATDTLKKLKKNKHFKKAKDALIHSDQGVHYTHPDFQKAVKKLKLRQSMSRRGNCWDNAPQESFFGHLKDEAYIKECTTLEELKREIKQYMTYYNHYRYQWNLKKMTPVQYRDHLLKSA, encoded by the exons ATGAGTAAGAGATTATTTACAGAGAAAGAGGTTAAGATTCTTTCTAATAACCCTTATGTTAAATCAGTTAGATCAAAGGGAATAACCTATACAGATGAGTTTAAGCATCTTTTCATTGAAGAAAATGCAGGTGGAAAGCTACCTAGAGAGATATTTGAACAATGTGGATTCGATATTGATGTTTTAGGAATGGATCGTGTTAGAGCTGCTGGTAAGAGATGGCGCGCCTCCTATAGAGAAAACGGAGTAGCCGGTCTACGCGATACCAGAGGTGAAAATTCAGGGAGACTTGGTGAAAGGGAGCTAACACTAGAAGAGAAATTTGCGAGATTAGAAGCTCAAAATAATTTATTAAAGGCAGAAAATGAACTATTAAAAAAGATACGAT TTTGCAGAAAGGGGGCTGAAAAGGAACCTATAACCTTACCCACTGATCAAAAGTTTATCCTTATCCGTTCAGTTATACAGAAATATAAGTTGAAGAATATGGTGAGCTATTTATGTAACGTGGCTGGTGTTTCACGGTCTGGTTATTATAATTATTTCTCTGAACGGTCACAAAAAATAAGAAAAGAAAAAGAAGCGGAAGATGAGAAAGTGAAGGAGATCATCCTAAAAGCCTTTCATTTTAAACGCCGTAAGAAAGGGGCACGTCAAATTAAAATGACTTTGGCGGGTCAATTTAATGTTAAATACAATTTAAAACGGATTAGAAGAATCATGAAGAAATACGGTATTATTTGCCCTATTAGAAAGGCAAATCCCTATAGACGGATGATGAAAGCCACACAAGAACATAGAGTCGTACCAAACCTTTTAAATCGGGAATTTAAACAGGAAATCCCTTATAAAGTTCTTCTAACAGATATCACTTACTTATTTTACGGTGAAGGTCGGAAAGCTTATTTATCAGCCATAAAAGATGGTTCCACAGGTGAACTATTAGCCTATAATATTTCAGAACGTATGACCATTGATTTAGCCACAGACACTCTTAAAAAACTAAAGAAGAATAAACACTTTAAAAAAGCGAAAGATGCATTGATCCATTCAGACCAAGGAGTACATTATACGCATCCGGATTTTCAAAAAGCTGTAAAAAAACTTAAACTACGCCAATCTATGTCAAGAAGAGGTAATTGTTGGGATAACGCACCTCAAGAATCTTTCTTTGGCCACTTAAAAGACGAAGCTTATATAAAAGAATGTACAACCCTAGAGGAGCTAAAAAGAGAAATTAAGCAATATATGACGTATTACAACCACTATAGATATCAATGGAATTTAAAAAAGATGACCCCTGTTCAATACAGAGACCATCTTCTTAAATCTGCCTAG
- a CDS encoding helix-turn-helix transcriptional regulator: MTNYKAKKSNLKALLSKNGMDLVGLEKNTNIPRSQLNDYLSKKVMSLNSAMTISKELNCKIEDLYVWTAEEA; encoded by the coding sequence TTGACAAATTATAAAGCAAAAAAGAGTAACCTCAAGGCCTTATTATCAAAAAACGGCATGGACTTGGTTGGTTTGGAAAAGAATACTAATATACCTAGAAGTCAACTCAATGACTATTTATCCAAGAAGGTAATGAGTTTAAATTCTGCAATGACCATTTCCAAAGAATTGAATTGCAAGATTGAAGATTTATATGTATGGACTGCTGAAGAAGCATAA